The region AAGAAGggaaggagatggagcagcGGGTGGACGAGGAGGGCAGATGGAGCAGGGAGTTGGTGCAGGGGGAGCCGGTGGTGATTATGGCGGAGGGCAAGGAGGAGGCGTGTGCGGTGGGGGTTTTGGTGTCGGGCACGGAGGAGGTGAAGGCGAAGGGGAAGGGGCCGGTGGTTGAGGATGCGCATTTTTTGGGGGACGGGCTGTGGAATTTGGGGACGGAGTAGGCTGTACTTATGGCATTGGAAAgcggtggtgtttgggataTGGAGGTGCTGTGGGATAAAAGACAGACACCGCGGACaacaagacatggacattgtTGGTCACTTAGATGGGCAGAGACTTTGAAAACAGAGTGTATTGGATGTACATGGGAGATATTCCGAGCTGATAAGTACATGAAGTTGACAACACGTGCTGTTGCACAGAAGACTTTAAAAAACAGAGTGTGTTGGATGTACATGGGAGTTATTCCGAGCTGTATGTACATGAAGTTGACAACACACGCTGCTGCGAATACATAAGGAAACAGGTACGTGGTTAACTACCACGGCAATCCCACTTGCAAACATTGATACCAGAACATCAGTGTAAATCCTCACTTGGCATTACAAGATCCAAGCCAAGTTCCATCTTGACACCCGCACCTCCAGTTCAAGCTAAATCACCGTCGCCATACCGGCAATATGCCGTCCCGTGTGACAGGTGACCATTACCAATAGTGACCAGCCGCCATGGCCGATTTTCGCTGCCTCGCGATCTTCCTGTCTCTCTTGCGAGCCATCTTACGCACTTCGAGGAACCAGTCGTTGTGGAACGCGAATGCCGTGGACCCAATACGCTTGTGGTGCTTTATAATGTAGTCCTTAACAACATCCATGTGATAGTTCCCCGATGCGTCTCGAATGCCCTTCCACAGCTTGATGCCGTACTTGGTCTCGCCCTGGAGGATAATCTCTTTGAGGGCATTGACGAGAAGGATGCGGTAGCAGCGTCGTCTGTAGTCCGTACTGGGTATCTCTTCGATTTTGGCCTTCGGCTCTTCCAGCTGTTCAAAGTTGTTGATCATGTAGATCCAGATGTAGTGCCGCTGCTCTTCAATGGAGATGCGCGTGGAGCGAAGATATACTTCCGCGTGCatgtggaagaagttcaCTGCGTGCTCGAAGACCCGGCTGGGAGATGTACGCGGCTTGATGTAGTAGCCCCTCGCTAGACAGTAGGGCTTGAAGACCATGAGGAAGTGGTTTAGTGCGGAGGGCTGGAATAGCAATTTGTCGAGCTTCTTTGCAGCCTCTTCCTGGTGAGGGTTCATGGCCGGCCACTTGGGGTAGTCTGGCTGAGAGCAAAACATGGGACAGTCCGCCACGTACGTGTACATTTCGTGGACGGTTTGGAACTGTTCCTCCCAGAATGGATTTGCTGGGAaaccaaggaagaggagcatCTCGTCTGGGTCAGACGTCAGGAAGAAACTGGTCTCGGATCTCTCTTCGAAGTTCTCGGCGGCGTCGTAGTCGATGCAGAGATCATTGGGCTGGATGTACAGCCCCTGATTGTGGATGTAAAGCCCGTATGGCATGATGGTTGACTCGATGATGGCCCATAGGGCGTCGTGCGCATGTTTGAATACTTTCCAGTTGAAAACGTCGAGGTTTGGGCAAACTGTGACGGTGGCCCGCATGGGAGGCTGCTGGGCAAGGTGATGGGGGCAACGCTCCTTAAGCCAGGGCGTAGTAATAGCATAGCTTGAATCGTCGAGTTTTGTAATTTCGGTGCTGGCAAACGGTCCCTCAGAGACGACTTTGCCTGTCGTGGCCAAGAGATCCAAACTCCCCATCGTGAAAGTATACTTGGGATATGCAACAAAGTACTGGATGCCGCCGATGGGAGGTCCTACTTCTGCCGGAGGGTCAATGGGCGACGCAACGAAATGGAAATGATCCCTGAGAAAAGACTTATGAAAGTCTTGGATCTCAGTGTACTGGTTCTCGGGTTTCTCTGAGCAGAGGGCTAACTCGCCACCGATCCCTGTATTGCGGCGCATAGTGTGCGGTTTGATTTGATCTGATCATGAGATTGGTGAAGTATTTTTGAGGAACTATTCCGTCCTTTGAAAGAGCCAGTTTGAATTTGCAACAAGGATTAAAACGAGGACCAGAGGAACCGGTGGGAAGCAAGTTTATATACGCAGAGTAAAAGCCATGACTTCTGTCCGGGGCCAAAGGGCAACCTGCGAGCTCGTCCTTCAATTCAACACTACCCCCATGTTCTCCCACGATGGGGTGTGTAAACCAAATGTAAAATAAACTTAAATTTTAAGCTTAGACGAAAAAAGACTTGTCGGTTGAGACGTTATGCGGAAACTGCTTGAACTATAGATACTAAAGTTGACGGTCTATGACGTGGCGTAGACTTGTCGTCCTAGTAATCTGATAGTTCCATGTCTGCCTTGCTTAGGCGCACTGTGTATAAACCTTAGAATAACCTCATGCTTCCGGTAGGGGGGGTTAACTTCCGATCTCTCGGTCATTTGGTTGTAGAAAGGGGACATGTCATAAACGCGGTCCGTCAACATGTACCATGTACAATGTACCATGTCCACCAACATCGCTCGTACCGAGAACCGCGAGAAGCCTAATTTAGGAAGGGAATAGCTGGTGCAGGAAGTGACTGCTTTGACCTGGCAATATTTCGTCATTACCTTTGTAGCGTTGTGTATTCGACAGTTCCTCGTCGCATCGACAAGTACTCGCCACGTCTTTTCCGATTGTACGTAGTTCACCCGCAATCGCAAGCAAATTTCCATATCCCTCCAGAGGTTAGGGTGATGACATGTGCATTTTTGATATTATGAAACTATAGAAAGAGTGTATGAATATAGATTCCAAGTCTATACATCTCTTTTCTATTCCTTTCCATCGTAATATTCATCTACCCACTTCTTCATGGTGCCTAGGATATCATCCACAATCTTTCGAAGTTCCGGATTGGAATCGGCATTTTTGGTAATGAGGTCATTACAGTGAGCAGCTTTAGGTATAACCCAAACGGGAGCTTCTGGGGTAGTCTTCAAAGGACCGCCTGGCCTCGCGTCGGCCGACATTGTGGCAGGGCGCCATGGATCATGCTCTCCATTCACCCACATGAGCCGTGTCGTGTTATTGAACCCGTTCCAACCTcccgtcttcttgttgacTTGATCGGCAGTTCGACCAGCAGCTAAACCATGAGTGTGATTTCCTTCCTGGGGAAAGTAATTGTCACACTGCATCCGCCAATATTCTACGCCTAGGAATCGTGATACGAGACCGGTGGTATCTTGAGGACTAGAGACCTGCCACCACTCGAACCTAAAATGCCGCCCAACAATTGCGTTAGTTAAAAGAGGGTCGGTTCCATGAACCCCAGGTGTACATCTCTGTACTTACGGCTCGTTACACGTAAACCAAGTCCATTGTCGGTTAATCTTGGCCAATACGGTTAGATCTTTGTACATTGGGTTCTCCTTGTTGTTCATATCCAAGCATGCCAATGTATTATTGTCGGCCCAGTAGCCATACTGCGCACAGACTAGACACAAATTGTTAGTTTCGCCGAGGCTAGGTTGTTCGCCTCGCAGGAGGCGAGCAGCTTACCTTCAGGAAGATAGACCTCTTTGGACCATTTCGCAAACCCGTCCATGGCCTTGCATGTGCCTACACCCTCTGGCCCTGGAAGAACCGCGGGGTATGTCCGAGTACCATTCTTGTCATCGGGGAAGACATTCTGTTGTATGAGGTTAGACGATGATAGAGTTTGCTGAGGCACATTGGCTGGTCTGAAATCACCTCAATGTAGTCGCAAAACTCATACAATGGGTTAGTTTTGTTGGACTTGTAGAACATGGTATCTTGCCACCCCTGAAGACCGCCAGTGAGGACTTGGGCAAAGTCATTATCATGGGTGAGGGACTCGAGCCCaaatttcttcttcaagctgtGCTTTTGCTCCGCAGTGCCACTGGACAAGATTCCGTCAACCTGCTTGATGGCCCTCTGCATGTCCGCTGTACAgtttttgggcatggcatcCTTGATTGGCTTATTATATTGCCAAAAGTCAGAAATTGCTTCAACAACAGCGCTTGAGCAATGGTACGCCCAGAAGGTACCTGGGGCTAGAGCGTGTGTCCAAGCCGCCAGAGCACCAGAGTAGGAACAGCCGGTCAACACCCAGGGCGCCTTAGTCGGTCTTGTTGTTCCATTAACATCAAAAGGCAATTCCACATTGTGAGCAAAGTAGATCAAGTCTTGAATGGCATTATCGAGATTGAGGTACTGGAGATTGGTCGTGGTCAACTTGTCGTAGGGGGAACTCTCGCCCCAGTACCGATGTTCGATGACAATAACAGCACCGCCGTTGGTCTGAGCGAACATGCCGGAGAGAGTGTCATTTGTCGTGTAAAAGTCGTCAGCCTCGCTTTCGCCGGGGGCATTCAGCACGATGGGTGATCCAGGCCCAGCGTAATACTCCGCATTGTACCAATATCGCTGCGAGAAGGTCCCTAGTTCCGGGTGATTATGGTCAATCAGCTGCTGAAAGACGCCTTGGTGAGAAGGTTTAGCATCCCTTCGTACTATGCCGTCCTCTCCAAGGGGACGAGGTGGTCGACCGTTTGGGTAAAGCCGGTCGATTCGGGCTGCGGAGGGAACGGTGAGCAAAAGAGTAGCTACAGCGCCTAAAAGAGTACTCGCAAGCATTGTGAGGGGCTTATCAATGACGTCTAAGAAATACTAGATGGCCGTGAGCCAAGAAGGCCCGGGACCTCGCCATCAGGACGCGGTAGGCACTCATCTAAATATCTCGTCAACCGTTTCGCAGCTCCTGCTGCCCATCCAGAGTCCCAGTTTCTCGTGACCACAGCTTCCATGTTCGCCGTGCGGCATACTGCTGATCGCCCCTGACCTTCCAAATTTACAATCTTCAACTGGCCGCAGTCCACTAAAGTAACGTAACAGAACAGACATGGGGCGTCTACGTTCGAGGTTCCTTTGCTTTGCCAAGTTGACTCGCCTCGCTGGAGATCGGCTACCGGGCCGGAGTTTgtggatcaattgatgtcagcCGCAGGTACCCAGACAGTCTGATCAATGAGAAACCATTTGGGCagccaagggcaagcttTATTACGGCAGCCACCTGAAGTGCCGTGTAGGGGTTGAGCCGTGTCGAAACCGAAAACGACATCATTGAGCAGAAGACTGGAGCTGCATTGACGCCAGCCACAGTTTGGACAAAGAGCTTCCCGATTAGGAAAGCAGATCAATGGCAGCTCCAGCACTTTTGCGATGTACAGCCTCGAtgtccaccaagaccattTGACTACTCCACGATGTTTGGAGGCTGTACTGAATTGGAAAAATGTGACTGGAGAACTAAGATGGCGCCATTAACTCTATGACTAAACCGGACTGAAATTTGGCGAGATAAAATCGTGCCATGGCAAATCCacgaaccagacatctccGTAGACATGACGGGGGGTGGTCCAAATCATCGGCATCAGGATCCGAGACTTGATTTTCTTGGTATCGAACTTGTAGAGTGTACATGCTCGCGTAGCAAGCCtctgcttgatcttggtTAGATATAACACCGGCGGAAAGGTAATtaccttccatgtccaagagCCCACAGCATCGACCATCGAACAAACATGTGAGAGGGGGTATGTTGGGAAATTCTCGCCCAATTTAGGTGGTCATTGACCGCCATTACGATGAAGTTTGTGGAGGATTTAGTAGGTTCGCCCGGTCCCAAGTTTTGAATAGAGGCGTGCAGAGAAGGGGGTAGAAGCGAAAAGAAAATTGGGGGGCGGGGGGGCGCTTATTGCTAACCGCGATGCCACTCCGATCTGGAAATGTCTTTGTAGGAAGATTGTTAGGAAGATTGTCCGGGGAAAAACTTGTCCTTGATATCATTTGAGTCATAATTTTGTTCATTTCTACGCCAGAGAACATACGTAGATCAAATTTCTTGACTCGGACGCCCCTATGCTCATAAGGGCGGCTACCATATCAACTCGACAAACCACACgcgccttcatcttcctAACAATGTGTACTCAGAACGGCTAATTGCACACCCAAT is a window of Pochonia chlamydosporia 170 chromosome 5, whole genome shotgun sequence DNA encoding:
- a CDS encoding serine protein (similar to Neofusicoccum parvum UCRNP2 XP_007583306.1) — protein: MLASTLLGAVATLLLTVPSAARIDRLYPNGRPPRPLGEDGIVRRDAKPSHQGVFQQLIDHNHPELGTFSQRYWYNAEYYAGPGSPIVLNAPGESEADDFYTTNDTLSGMFAQTNGGAVIVIEHRYWGESSPYDKLTTTNLQYLNLDNAIQDLIYFAHNVELPFDVNGTTRPTKAPWVLTGCSYSGALAAWTHALAPGTFWAYHCSSAVVEAISDFWQYNKPIKDAMPKNCTADMQRAIKQVDGILSSGTAEQKHSLKKKFGLESLTHDNDFAQVLTGGLQGWQDTMFYKSNKTNPLYEFCDYIENVFPDDKNGTRTYPAVLPGPEGVGTCKAMDGFAKWSKEVYLPEVCAQYGYWADNNTLACLDMNNKENPMYKDLTVLAKINRQWTWFTCNEPFEWWQVSSPQDTTGLVSRFLGVEYWRMQCDNYFPQEGNHTHGLAAGRTADQVNKKTGGWNGFNNTTRLMWVNGEHDPWRPATMSADARPGGPLKTTPEAPVWVIPKAAHCNDLITKNADSNPELRKIVDDILGTMKKWVDEYYDGKE